A genomic segment from Heptranchias perlo isolate sHepPer1 chromosome 18, sHepPer1.hap1, whole genome shotgun sequence encodes:
- the nap1l1 gene encoding nucleosome assembly protein 1-like 1 isoform X2: MADLDNKEQTECDQKEDMEDVEDIEEEEASEDVDSKARQLTVQMMQNPRILAALQERLDGLVGNPSGYIESLPKIVKKRVNALKNLQVKCAHIEAKFYEEVHELQRKYAALYQPLFDKRSDIINAIFEPTEDECKWQGDEEEELSDEMKEKVKVEEEKKDEEKEAPKGIPEFWLTVFKNVDLLSDMVQEHDEPILKHLKDLKVKFSDPGQPMSFTLEFKFEPNEYFANEIVTKTYKMRSEPDESDPFSFDGPEIMGCTGCQIDWKKGKNITMKTIKKKQKHKGRGTVRTVTKTVPNDSFFNFFCPPEVPENGELDEDSEAILTADFEIGHFLHERIVPRAVLYFTGEAIEDDDDDYDEEGEEADDEEGEEEADEENDPDYDPKKDPNPPSECKQQ; encoded by the exons ATGGCAGACCTTGACAA CAAAGAGCAGACTGAATGTGATCAGAAAGAAGATATGGAGGATGTGGaggatattgaggaggaggaagctTCTGAAGATGTAGATAGCAAAG CTCGACAGCTCACAGTTCAGATGATGCAGAACCCGCGGATTTTGGCGGCGCTACAGGAGCGACTTGATGGGCTTGTAGGAAACCCATCTGGTTATATAGAAAG CTTGCCTAAAATTGTGAAGAAGCGTGTAAATGCTTTGAAGAACCTCCAGGTGAAATGTGCACATATAGAAGCCAAGTTCTATGAAGAAGTTCACGAATTGCAAAGAAAGTATGCTGCTCTCTATCAACCCCTTTTTGACAAG AGGAGTGATATTATCAATGCTATCTTTGAGCCCACAGAGGATGAATGCAAATGGCAAGGAGATGAAGAGGAGGAGTTGTCA GATGAGATGAAAGAAAAGGTGAAAGtagaggaggaaaaaaaagatgAAGAAAAGGAAGCAccaaagggaattccagagttttggCTGACAGTCTTCAAGAATGTTGATTTGCTTAGTGACATGGTACAG GAGCATGATGAACCTATCTTAAAGCATTTAAAAGACTTGAAGGTGAAATTTTCAGATCCTGGACAGCCGATG AGTTTTACTCTGGAGTTTAAGTTCGAgccaaatgagtattttgcaaatGAAATAGTGACGAAGACATACAAGATGAGGTCAGAGCCTGATGAGTCAGACCCTTTCTCATTCGATGGGCCAGAAATTATGGGATGCACAGG GTGCCAGATTGACTGGAAGAAGGGAAAGAACATCACAATGAAAACCATTAAGAAGAAGCAGAAGCACAAGGGACGTGGCACTGTTAGGACCGTTACAAAAACTGTACCAAATGACtctttcttcaattttttttgtccTCCTGAAG TTCCGGAGAATGGAGAGCTG GACGAAGATTCTGAGGCAATACTCACTGCTGACTTTGAAATTGGTCACTTTTTGCATGAACGCATAGTTCCACGGGCAGTGTTATACTTCACAGGAGAAGCTATTGAAGACGACGACGATGAT TATGATGAAGAGGGTGAAGAGGCAGATGATGAG gaaggggaggaagaagCAGATGAAGAAAATGACCCAGATTATGACCCTAAG
- the nap1l1 gene encoding nucleosome assembly protein 1-like 1 isoform X1, protein MADLDNKEQTECDQKEDMEDVEDIEEEEASEDVDSKARQLTVQMMQNPRILAALQERLDGLVGNPSGYIESLPKIVKKRVNALKNLQVKCAHIEAKFYEEVHELQRKYAALYQPLFDKRSDIINAIFEPTEDECKWQGDEEEELSDEMKEKVKVEEEKKDEEKEAPKGIPEFWLTVFKNVDLLSDMVQEHDEPILKHLKDLKVKFSDPGQPMSFTLEFKFEPNEYFANEIVTKTYKMRSEPDESDPFSFDGPEIMGCTGCQIDWKKGKNITMKTIKKKQKHKGRGTVRTVTKTVPNDSFFNFFCPPEVPENGELDEDSEAILTADFEIGHFLHERIVPRAVLYFTGEAIEDDDDDYDEEGEEADDEEGEEEADEENDPDYDPKV, encoded by the exons ATGGCAGACCTTGACAA CAAAGAGCAGACTGAATGTGATCAGAAAGAAGATATGGAGGATGTGGaggatattgaggaggaggaagctTCTGAAGATGTAGATAGCAAAG CTCGACAGCTCACAGTTCAGATGATGCAGAACCCGCGGATTTTGGCGGCGCTACAGGAGCGACTTGATGGGCTTGTAGGAAACCCATCTGGTTATATAGAAAG CTTGCCTAAAATTGTGAAGAAGCGTGTAAATGCTTTGAAGAACCTCCAGGTGAAATGTGCACATATAGAAGCCAAGTTCTATGAAGAAGTTCACGAATTGCAAAGAAAGTATGCTGCTCTCTATCAACCCCTTTTTGACAAG AGGAGTGATATTATCAATGCTATCTTTGAGCCCACAGAGGATGAATGCAAATGGCAAGGAGATGAAGAGGAGGAGTTGTCA GATGAGATGAAAGAAAAGGTGAAAGtagaggaggaaaaaaaagatgAAGAAAAGGAAGCAccaaagggaattccagagttttggCTGACAGTCTTCAAGAATGTTGATTTGCTTAGTGACATGGTACAG GAGCATGATGAACCTATCTTAAAGCATTTAAAAGACTTGAAGGTGAAATTTTCAGATCCTGGACAGCCGATG AGTTTTACTCTGGAGTTTAAGTTCGAgccaaatgagtattttgcaaatGAAATAGTGACGAAGACATACAAGATGAGGTCAGAGCCTGATGAGTCAGACCCTTTCTCATTCGATGGGCCAGAAATTATGGGATGCACAGG GTGCCAGATTGACTGGAAGAAGGGAAAGAACATCACAATGAAAACCATTAAGAAGAAGCAGAAGCACAAGGGACGTGGCACTGTTAGGACCGTTACAAAAACTGTACCAAATGACtctttcttcaattttttttgtccTCCTGAAG TTCCGGAGAATGGAGAGCTG GACGAAGATTCTGAGGCAATACTCACTGCTGACTTTGAAATTGGTCACTTTTTGCATGAACGCATAGTTCCACGGGCAGTGTTATACTTCACAGGAGAAGCTATTGAAGACGACGACGATGAT TATGATGAAGAGGGTGAAGAGGCAGATGATGAG gaaggggaggaagaagCAGATGAAGAAAATGACCCAGATTATGACCCTAAG